A portion of the Actomonas aquatica genome contains these proteins:
- a CDS encoding ATP-binding protein, translating into MNSPSAPRSSIGIMQRTALLSWLVTVMTLGVFIVFIVPQQQRTFVESLESKAHGVAVSLRDVAAGAAINEDYSSVVDHSMEMLRGDPALVYIVITRNDGFSLISDREGWRAEMDSGPEWHPERRVPSGNIGEVSLSPERIYHYSQPFDYSAIEWGWIHVGLSLDTYKSNVNNLYQTTAIVTLVCLVLSLIASVIYAKRLVQPILALRKVVDRVAHGELRVRATIHRSDEIGSLSGSVNDMTASLERRDRIVGSVRRSAELFLRADSWEGTIPAVLHELAEATGVDRASVFVFTDLTPGAERSVRQYHWQRDDIPPESDAAHPEHPVYHPRETPFGDWMDSLLTGEGIAARAEDVSEDKRAVFTATHVKATILLPIMVSGEVWGTLNLDDCRVARRWEVAEQNSLRSAADMLGATIARQHAQDALLEANNTLEQRVTERTQELVAAQQQLINASRQAGMAEIATGVLHNVGNVLNSVNVSSSLVNDRVRESKLRSLVRLADLLKEHQNDFEHFVSNDPRGKHLPEFIIQIAANLANEREFVLNEHEQLTRNIEHIRDIVATQQNYAKVSGFLQQVQLSEIIKDSLQIHTAAFERHQIELIRDFHTDPIVVVDKHKVLQILVNLFQNARYALTEIEAGDRKIIARVEQPDPDTVRISVIDNGVGIPPENLTRIFSHGFTTRAKGHGFGLHSGANFANEMGGSLTATSDGPGHGATFTLELPIRPPE; encoded by the coding sequence ATGAATTCACCGTCGGCCCCCCGCTCCAGCATCGGCATCATGCAGCGCACCGCGCTGCTGTCCTGGCTGGTCACTGTCATGACCTTGGGCGTCTTCATCGTCTTCATCGTGCCGCAACAGCAGCGCACCTTTGTGGAGAGCCTCGAATCCAAGGCCCATGGTGTCGCCGTTTCCCTGCGCGATGTCGCCGCCGGCGCCGCCATCAACGAGGACTACAGCAGCGTCGTCGACCACAGCATGGAGATGCTTCGCGGCGACCCCGCCCTCGTTTACATCGTCATCACCCGCAACGACGGCTTCTCCCTCATCAGCGATCGCGAGGGCTGGCGCGCCGAGATGGATTCCGGCCCGGAATGGCACCCGGAACGACGCGTGCCCTCCGGTAATATCGGTGAGGTGTCCCTCTCCCCCGAGCGCATTTACCACTACTCCCAGCCCTTCGATTATTCCGCCATCGAGTGGGGCTGGATCCACGTCGGCCTCTCACTCGATACCTACAAAAGCAACGTCAACAACCTCTACCAGACCACCGCTATCGTCACCTTGGTCTGTCTGGTGCTCAGCCTCATCGCTTCGGTCATCTATGCCAAGCGACTCGTGCAGCCCATTCTCGCCCTGCGCAAGGTCGTCGACCGAGTTGCCCATGGCGAACTCCGCGTCCGCGCCACCATCCACCGCAGCGACGAAATCGGCTCCCTCTCTGGCTCGGTCAATGACATGACCGCATCACTCGAACGGCGCGACCGCATCGTCGGCAGCGTGCGCCGTTCGGCCGAGCTCTTCCTGCGCGCCGACAGCTGGGAAGGCACCATTCCCGCCGTGCTGCACGAACTTGCCGAAGCCACCGGCGTCGACCGGGCCTCCGTCTTCGTCTTCACTGACCTCACTCCCGGCGCCGAACGCTCCGTTCGCCAATACCACTGGCAGCGGGACGACATCCCCCCCGAATCCGATGCCGCCCACCCCGAACACCCGGTCTACCACCCGCGCGAGACCCCCTTCGGTGACTGGATGGACTCGCTGCTCACCGGCGAAGGCATCGCCGCCCGGGCCGAAGACGTGTCGGAAGACAAACGGGCCGTCTTCACGGCCACTCACGTCAAAGCCACGATTCTGTTACCCATCATGGTGAGCGGCGAAGTGTGGGGCACCCTGAACCTCGATGACTGCCGCGTCGCCCGCAGGTGGGAGGTCGCCGAACAAAACAGCCTGCGTTCCGCCGCCGACATGCTGGGTGCCACCATCGCCCGCCAGCACGCGCAGGACGCCTTGCTCGAAGCCAACAACACCCTCGAACAACGCGTCACCGAGCGCACCCAGGAACTCGTTGCCGCCCAACAGCAGCTCATCAACGCCTCCCGCCAGGCCGGCATGGCCGAAATCGCCACCGGCGTGCTCCACAACGTCGGCAACGTGCTCAACTCCGTCAACGTCTCCTCCTCGCTCGTCAACGACCGGGTGCGTGAGTCCAAACTGCGCTCCCTCGTCCGCCTCGCCGACCTGCTCAAGGAACACCAAAACGACTTCGAACACTTCGTCTCCAACGACCCCCGCGGCAAACACCTGCCGGAGTTCATCATCCAAATCGCCGCCAACCTCGCCAACGAGCGCGAATTTGTGCTCAACGAACACGAGCAACTCACCCGCAACATCGAACACATCCGCGACATCGTTGCCACCCAGCAGAACTACGCCAAGGTGTCGGGCTTCCTCCAGCAGGTGCAGCTTTCCGAGATCATCAAAGACTCCCTGCAGATCCACACCGCCGCCTTCGAGCGCCACCAGATCGAACTCATTCGGGACTTCCACACCGACCCCATCGTCGTCGTCGACAAACACAAGGTCCTGCAGATCCTGGTCAACCTCTTCCAAAACGCGCGTTATGCGCTCACCGAAATCGAAGCCGGCGACCGTAAAATCATCGCCCGGGTCGAGCAACCCGACCCCGACACCGTGCGCATCTCGGTCATCGACAACGGCGTCGGCATCCCGCCGGAAAACCTCACCCGCATCTTCTCCCATGGTTTCACCACCCGGGCCAAGGGTCACGGCTTCGGCCTGCACAGCGGAGCAAACTTTGCCAATGAAATGGGCGGCAGCCTCACCGCCACCAGCGACGGTCCCGGCCACGGCGCCACCTTCACCCTCGAGCTCCCCATCCGCCCCCCGGAATAA
- a CDS encoding phosphate/phosphite/phosphonate ABC transporter substrate-binding protein has protein sequence MKTSSHRLHSWMRRGGLLFAFACSAWFASAQSAEPIVLRVGLSQNAFRDTNINDAIAAYRHFLANIAERQGYKIRVETEVFPDRQSYATALNRRSNPIHLGIIMNWSYLQMPPLEAMRPTFTIAEEDLPGRHFVILARRDRSWSRLEDLQGKSLIWWELADTGVISDWVETRLGEANLPPAADFFASISTGDKPSTVVLPVFFGTKDACVIDEPSFKLMGELNPQVASQLQVLVWSQRLADAVICTRESDWPNEDFKKDILDALLHLDEDSDGRQILTLFKVRKIMPYNPEELDTCRELLARWQAVQAQRSS, from the coding sequence ATGAAAACCTCCAGTCATCGCCTTCATAGCTGGATGCGGCGCGGCGGACTCCTCTTCGCCTTCGCTTGCAGCGCTTGGTTCGCCTCGGCTCAGTCCGCGGAGCCCATCGTGCTGCGCGTCGGCCTGAGCCAAAACGCTTTCCGCGATACCAACATCAACGACGCTATCGCCGCCTACCGTCACTTTCTCGCCAACATCGCCGAGCGCCAAGGCTACAAAATCCGGGTCGAAACCGAAGTCTTCCCCGACCGCCAAAGCTACGCCACGGCACTCAACCGCCGCTCCAATCCCATCCACCTCGGCATCATCATGAACTGGTCCTACCTGCAGATGCCGCCGCTGGAGGCCATGCGACCCACGTTCACCATCGCCGAAGAAGACCTGCCTGGACGCCACTTCGTCATTCTTGCCCGCCGCGACCGCAGCTGGTCTCGCCTCGAAGACCTGCAGGGCAAATCACTCATCTGGTGGGAACTGGCCGATACCGGCGTGATTAGCGACTGGGTCGAGACTCGCCTCGGCGAAGCCAACCTGCCACCCGCCGCGGACTTTTTCGCCTCCATCTCCACCGGGGACAAACCCAGCACCGTCGTGCTACCGGTCTTTTTTGGGACCAAGGACGCCTGTGTCATCGACGAGCCAAGCTTCAAACTCATGGGCGAACTCAACCCCCAGGTCGCCAGTCAACTACAGGTGCTCGTCTGGTCGCAGCGTTTGGCCGACGCCGTGATCTGCACCCGCGAGAGCGACTGGCCCAACGAAGACTTCAAAAAGGACATCCTCGACGCCCTGCTTCACCTCGACGAGGACAGCGATGGTCGTCAGATTCTTACGCTCTTCAAGGTGCGTAAAATCATGCCCTACAATCCGGAAGAACTCGACACCTGCCGCGAACTGCTCGCGCGCTGGCAGGCGGTCCAAGCCCAACGTTCGTCATGA
- a CDS encoding phosphate/phosphite/phosphonate ABC transporter substrate-binding protein codes for MLALASALSASMAAAQAPSSPTDELMHFGFTARMFEGINLNDARAAMRVWTQEVAATRGLPVSPEIVSFDRVDDVVKALNESRLEAITLTAGEYWELRDRVSVGPLLLSRTNGEAFDHYVLLVRKADQISSLTQLRGKKLVMLLSARSCIMPEWLDLELYDADLPAPADHFGDVRQEAKLSRNVLNVFFGQSDACIVTRQGFELMQELNPQVGKQLEVLLESPPVVSSFFFFRGNFVSPSRQLIIDEFTSTNENPGKSQILTLFQQEELFQGTPEDLAETLALLDRHAAIDRPRSTP; via the coding sequence ATGCTAGCTCTGGCTTCTGCGCTGTCCGCCTCCATGGCGGCAGCGCAAGCGCCCTCCAGCCCGACCGACGAGCTCATGCACTTCGGCTTCACCGCGCGCATGTTCGAAGGCATCAACCTCAACGATGCCCGCGCCGCCATGCGCGTATGGACTCAGGAAGTCGCCGCCACCCGCGGCCTGCCGGTTTCGCCGGAGATCGTCTCCTTTGACCGCGTCGACGACGTGGTGAAAGCGCTCAACGAAAGCCGCTTGGAAGCCATCACCCTCACCGCCGGCGAGTATTGGGAATTGCGCGACCGGGTCTCCGTCGGCCCGCTGCTCCTCTCCCGCACCAACGGCGAAGCGTTTGACCACTACGTGCTGCTGGTGCGAAAAGCCGATCAGATCAGCAGCCTTACCCAACTGCGCGGCAAGAAACTCGTCATGCTGCTCTCCGCCCGCTCCTGCATCATGCCGGAGTGGCTCGACCTCGAGCTGTATGACGCCGACCTACCGGCTCCGGCCGACCACTTCGGCGACGTCCGTCAGGAAGCCAAACTCTCGCGCAACGTGCTCAACGTCTTCTTCGGCCAAAGCGATGCCTGCATCGTTACCCGGCAGGGCTTCGAACTTATGCAGGAGCTCAACCCGCAGGTTGGCAAACAACTCGAAGTCCTGCTCGAGTCACCTCCGGTTGTCTCCTCGTTTTTCTTCTTCCGCGGAAACTTTGTTTCGCCCTCTCGCCAACTCATCATCGATGAGTTCACCAGCACCAACGAGAATCCCGGCAAAAGCCAGATTCTCACCCTCTTCCAACAAGAAGAGCTCTTCCAGGGGACCCCGGAAGATTTGGCCGAAACCCTCGCTCTGCTCGACCGCCACGCCGCGATCGATCGCCCGCGCTCCACGCCATGA
- a CDS encoding TolC family protein has protein sequence MSRSYLPSLRPLLSSAFLGGLCLAALPTAAADSGPVMTLDECVEAALANNHERPASQFAVAMAEARHQQAMAGYWPQVKLSAGYERLDENPNYIFPASQMYIPPQTVQVPAGTALINVPAGVFGPNPVQLPVSTPAQTITTDGSLFGVPEQEISLMDRDYLAASVDLTWLVYDGGMRRGYREQAGAYRDIMLQEARRTDLQIVDSVKRLYYGAVLARRLHEIGNDTLARMEATLSLTESLYQEGSGTVKKTDFLDNKIMVETIRGLVAQLEKNEAMAGAALAFTMGRSWRDSVTPADKELPWLPITPDLNNLVSAAYEFSPDWSRLEAALRAAEGGVRTARSGYHPKVALTGRLHRFWNDQTVGLASDNNKKGWGVGVGLEVPLFDGFLTRGRVAEARAQLGQLKEQKFLLQEGIGLRVRDIVLSITAAEKARESSRVAMESATENRDLNVRAYQAELVETDKVIRAQLTEAIMIAQHYKALYDHIALQSQLQFVVGSELSSRFQALR, from the coding sequence ATGTCCCGCTCCTATCTTCCGTCGCTCCGACCGCTCCTCTCCTCCGCATTTCTCGGCGGTCTCTGTCTTGCCGCGCTGCCCACTGCGGCGGCCGATTCCGGCCCGGTGATGACCTTGGACGAATGCGTCGAAGCCGCCCTCGCCAACAACCACGAGCGCCCCGCCTCCCAGTTCGCCGTGGCGATGGCCGAGGCCCGCCACCAGCAGGCCATGGCCGGTTACTGGCCGCAGGTGAAACTCTCCGCCGGCTACGAGCGCCTCGACGAGAACCCCAACTACATCTTCCCGGCCTCGCAGATGTATATCCCGCCGCAGACCGTGCAGGTCCCGGCCGGCACCGCCCTCATCAACGTCCCCGCCGGCGTCTTCGGCCCCAACCCAGTCCAGCTCCCGGTCAGCACCCCGGCGCAGACCATCACCACCGACGGCAGCCTCTTCGGCGTGCCCGAACAGGAAATTTCCCTGATGGACCGCGACTACCTCGCCGCCTCCGTCGACCTCACCTGGCTCGTCTACGACGGCGGCATGCGTCGCGGCTACCGCGAGCAGGCCGGCGCCTACCGCGACATCATGCTGCAGGAAGCCCGCCGCACCGACCTGCAAATCGTCGACAGCGTCAAGCGCCTCTACTACGGCGCCGTCCTCGCCCGCCGTCTCCACGAGATTGGCAACGACACCCTCGCCCGCATGGAGGCCACCCTCAGCCTCACCGAATCGCTCTACCAGGAAGGCTCCGGCACGGTCAAAAAGACCGACTTCCTCGACAACAAGATCATGGTCGAAACCATCCGCGGCCTCGTCGCCCAGCTGGAGAAAAACGAAGCCATGGCCGGTGCCGCCCTCGCCTTCACCATGGGCCGCAGCTGGCGCGACTCCGTCACCCCGGCCGACAAGGAACTGCCCTGGCTGCCCATCACGCCCGACCTGAACAACCTCGTCTCCGCCGCCTACGAATTCAGCCCTGACTGGTCCCGCCTTGAAGCCGCCCTGCGCGCCGCCGAGGGTGGCGTGCGCACCGCCCGCAGTGGTTACCACCCCAAGGTCGCCCTCACCGGCCGCCTCCATCGCTTCTGGAACGACCAGACCGTGGGCCTCGCCTCCGACAACAACAAGAAAGGCTGGGGCGTTGGCGTCGGCCTAGAAGTGCCCCTCTTCGACGGTTTCCTCACCCGCGGTCGCGTCGCCGAAGCCCGCGCCCAACTCGGCCAACTCAAAGAACAGAAGTTCCTCCTCCAGGAAGGCATCGGCCTGCGCGTGCGCGACATCGTGCTGAGCATCACCGCCGCCGAGAAAGCCCGTGAGTCCTCCCGCGTCGCCATGGAGTCCGCCACCGAAAATCGCGACCTCAACGTGCGCGCCTACCAGGCCGAACTCGTGGAAACCGACAAAGTGATTCGCGCTCAGCTCACCGAGGCCATCATGATCGCCCAACACTACAAAGCGCTCTACGATCATATCGCCCTCCAGTCCCAACTCCAGTTTGTCGTCGGCTCCGAACTCAGCAGCCGCTTCCAAGCCCTCCGCTGA
- a CDS encoding homocitrate synthase/isopropylmalate synthase family protein: MSSLSCRIVDTTLRDGEQAAGVLFSRADKLAIARALVAAGVPELEAGIPIMGCDAQDDLRAIIDTVGAARVLAWCRADRLDLDAARTCRATAVHLSFPVSAIHLGVWRRDEAWVLENVASLVARARQHFARVTVGAQDASRANPEFLDTFAAAAATAGAQRIRIADTVGILHPERTAQLVRRLTTAAPGLEIEIHAHNDLGLATANTLAALTAGATAASVTVNGLGERTGNAALEQVVMALRIAHHHDCGVNPAHLPALSELVAQASTRDVPPAAPIVGAAAFRHETGLHCAGLLRDERSYEPFAPSLLGRQRDAFTVGAKSGSSSVRAVLADHGTEVSPDTARQLLPAIRTAARKLQRALRPDELLTLARHTTALEGG, from the coding sequence ATGTCCTCCCTCTCCTGCCGCATTGTCGACACCACCCTGCGTGACGGCGAACAGGCCGCCGGAGTGCTCTTCAGTCGCGCCGATAAACTCGCCATCGCCCGCGCCCTCGTCGCCGCCGGCGTGCCCGAGCTCGAGGCCGGCATCCCCATCATGGGCTGCGACGCGCAGGACGATCTGCGCGCCATCATCGATACCGTCGGCGCCGCCCGCGTCCTCGCCTGGTGCCGGGCCGACCGCCTCGACCTCGACGCCGCCCGCACCTGCCGCGCCACCGCCGTGCACCTTTCCTTCCCGGTTTCGGCCATTCACCTCGGCGTTTGGCGGCGCGACGAGGCCTGGGTGTTGGAAAACGTCGCCAGCCTCGTCGCCCGCGCCCGCCAACATTTTGCCCGCGTCACCGTCGGCGCCCAGGACGCCTCGCGGGCCAATCCCGAGTTTTTGGATACGTTTGCCGCCGCGGCCGCCACCGCCGGCGCCCAGCGTATTCGTATCGCCGATACGGTAGGCATTCTCCACCCGGAGCGGACGGCGCAGTTGGTGCGGAGACTCACCACTGCCGCTCCGGGGTTGGAGATTGAGATCCACGCCCACAACGATCTCGGTCTCGCCACCGCCAATACCCTCGCCGCCCTCACCGCCGGAGCCACCGCCGCGAGCGTCACGGTCAACGGCCTCGGCGAGCGCACCGGCAACGCCGCCCTCGAACAGGTCGTGATGGCCCTGCGCATCGCCCACCATCACGACTGTGGCGTCAACCCCGCCCACTTGCCCGCCCTCTCCGAACTCGTCGCCCAGGCCTCGACCCGCGACGTGCCGCCCGCCGCCCCCATCGTGGGCGCCGCCGCCTTTCGCCATGAGACCGGCCTGCACTGCGCCGGCCTCCTGCGCGACGAGCGCAGCTACGAACCCTTCGCCCCGTCGCTCCTCGGCCGCCAGCGCGACGCCTTCACCGTCGGGGCCAAATCCGGCTCCAGCTCCGTGCGCGCCGTGCTCGCCGACCACGGCACCGAGGTTTCGCCCGACACCGCCCGCCAACTTTTGCCCGCCATCCGCACCGCCGCCCGCAAACTCCAGCGGGCCCTGCGGCCCGACGAGCTGCTCACCCTCGCCCGCCACACCACTGCTCTCGAAGGAGGATAA
- a CDS encoding 4Fe-4S binding protein, translated as MAYQINAEACMACGSCADACPQGAIKPAGMVFTIEADECMDCGICADQCATAAIAAQP; from the coding sequence ATGGCCTACCAAATCAACGCCGAAGCATGCATGGCCTGCGGGTCCTGCGCCGACGCCTGCCCCCAGGGCGCCATCAAACCCGCCGGCATGGTGTTCACCATCGAGGCCGACGAGTGCATGGACTGCGGCATCTGCGCCGACCAGTGCGCCACCGCCGCCATCGCCGCCCAACCCTGA
- a CDS encoding (2Fe-2S) ferredoxin domain-containing protein: MQTPAHHLFVCGSFRANGSPAGACAKKESLALVQYLQGEVDDRGLEGVVVSMTGCLNCCVNGPVVIDYPSGHWYRGVTEDVADEILDAIEEGDGVATAHLIPA, translated from the coding sequence ATGCAAACGCCCGCCCATCATCTCTTCGTCTGCGGTAGTTTCCGCGCCAATGGCAGCCCCGCCGGGGCCTGCGCCAAGAAGGAATCCCTCGCCCTCGTGCAATACCTCCAGGGGGAGGTCGACGACCGCGGCCTCGAAGGCGTCGTCGTCTCCATGACCGGCTGCCTCAACTGCTGCGTCAACGGTCCCGTCGTCATCGATTATCCCTCCGGTCACTGGTATCGCGGCGTCACCGAAGACGTCGCCGATGAAATCCTCGACGCCATCGAAGAAGGTGACGGCGTCGCCACCGCTCACCTCATCCCCGCCTGA
- a CDS encoding ferritin, protein MAISPTLQAAFETQGNREFATAKAYFAMACWCEARNWSGFAKLFTVQTSEEQEHAHQFFHFLVDRDVSPEVGSVPAPTSKFSDLIAVAKAAFDLERANTAAIHALYELALAEKDYAAQAFLHPFLLEQVEEEAWTDKLLDKTRQANCAGGLFNLDRHVVREVLGDQAK, encoded by the coding sequence ATGGCTATTTCACCGACTCTCCAAGCCGCCTTCGAAACCCAGGGCAACCGCGAGTTTGCCACCGCCAAAGCCTACTTCGCCATGGCCTGCTGGTGCGAAGCCCGCAACTGGAGCGGCTTCGCCAAACTCTTCACCGTCCAGACCTCAGAGGAGCAGGAACACGCCCACCAGTTCTTCCACTTCCTCGTCGATCGTGACGTCTCGCCCGAGGTCGGCTCCGTGCCCGCCCCCACCAGCAAGTTCTCCGATCTCATCGCCGTCGCCAAAGCGGCCTTTGACCTGGAGCGCGCCAACACCGCGGCCATCCACGCGCTCTACGAACTCGCCCTCGCCGAGAAGGACTACGCCGCGCAAGCCTTCCTCCACCCCTTCCTGCTCGAACAGGTCGAAGAGGAAGCCTGGACCGACAAGCTCCTCGACAAGACCCGCCAGGCCAACTGCGCCGGCGGCCTCTTCAACCTCGACCGCCACGTCGTCCGCGAAGTCCTCGGCGACCAAGCGAAGTAA
- a CDS encoding radical SAM protein, protein MDTPATTTCDAPASLGPKVDLSRHPCFNKKSHHQHARVHLPVAPRCNLQCNFCNRKFDCMNESRPGVTSAVLPPDQAVPYLEEIRAKHENLTVVGIAGPGDPFANPVETMATLVAVRKRYSDMILCLASNGLGIGPHIDNLAALEVSHVTITLNAVDPEIGARIYAWIRDGRRPMRGLDAAKLLLDRQLDAIQRLKAHGIIVKINSIIMPGINDHHFLDIARTVSDLGADLMNCMSFIPVKGAAFEDLPAPANLDVIRTRLQCEKHLPQMTHCARCRADAVGLIHESIDNEDMTRLNRFANAKVMAGRKRPYIAVASEEGALVNQHLGEAARVILFRQDTETPSGYKFHEVRRMPEPGSADGRWGDMADILHDCRAILVSAAGPKPKRILEQRGIEVLEMEGLIEEGLRAVFTDQPVPAALKRRFTACGTGCKGTGTGCG, encoded by the coding sequence ATGGACACGCCCGCCACCACCACCTGCGACGCCCCCGCCTCCCTCGGCCCCAAGGTCGACCTCTCCCGCCACCCCTGTTTTAACAAAAAGTCCCACCATCAGCACGCCCGCGTCCACCTGCCGGTCGCCCCGCGCTGCAACCTCCAGTGCAACTTCTGTAACCGGAAGTTCGACTGCATGAACGAGAGCCGCCCCGGCGTCACCAGCGCCGTGCTCCCGCCCGATCAGGCCGTGCCCTACCTCGAGGAGATCCGTGCCAAACACGAGAACCTCACCGTCGTGGGCATCGCCGGTCCCGGCGACCCGTTTGCCAATCCGGTCGAGACCATGGCCACCCTCGTCGCCGTGCGGAAACGTTACTCCGACATGATCCTCTGCCTCGCCAGCAACGGCCTCGGCATCGGCCCCCACATCGACAACCTCGCCGCCCTCGAGGTCAGCCACGTCACCATCACCCTCAACGCCGTCGATCCCGAGATCGGCGCCCGCATCTACGCCTGGATCCGCGACGGCCGCCGCCCCATGCGCGGACTCGATGCCGCCAAGCTCCTGCTCGATCGCCAGCTCGATGCCATCCAGCGGCTCAAGGCGCACGGCATCATCGTGAAGATCAATTCGATCATCATGCCGGGCATCAACGACCACCACTTCCTCGACATCGCCCGCACCGTCTCCGACCTCGGCGCCGATCTCATGAACTGCATGTCCTTCATTCCGGTGAAAGGCGCCGCGTTCGAGGACCTGCCCGCCCCGGCCAACCTCGATGTCATCCGCACCCGCCTGCAGTGCGAGAAACACCTGCCGCAGATGACCCACTGCGCCCGCTGCCGCGCCGATGCCGTGGGCCTCATTCACGAGAGCATCGACAACGAGGACATGACCCGTCTCAACCGCTTCGCCAACGCCAAGGTGATGGCCGGGCGCAAACGCCCCTACATCGCGGTCGCCAGCGAAGAGGGCGCCCTCGTCAACCAGCACCTCGGCGAAGCCGCCCGCGTCATCCTCTTCCGCCAAGACACCGAGACCCCCTCCGGCTACAAATTCCACGAGGTGCGCCGCATGCCAGAACCAGGTTCGGCCGACGGCCGCTGGGGCGACATGGCCGACATCCTCCACGACTGCCGCGCCATCCTCGTCTCCGCCGCCGGTCCCAAGCCCAAGCGCATCCTCGAACAGCGCGGCATCGAGGTCCTCGAAATGGAGGGCCTCATCGAAGAGGGCCTGCGCGCCGTCTTCACCGACCAGCCCGTGCCCGCCGCCCTCAAACGCCGCTTCACCGCCTGTGGCACCGGCTGCAAAGGCACCGGCACCGGCTGCGGCTGA